In Syngnathoides biaculeatus isolate LvHL_M chromosome 19, ASM1980259v1, whole genome shotgun sequence, the genomic window aaaaaaaacttgaacgtTACAAAAGAAACAAGATTTTATGGAAATGAGGTTAGAAACTACTTTTATGTTGAAAGAATCTGTTTGGCTTTTGGAAGTATTACAATGCTGAAATTAATGAACGCTCCTAAAGTATTTGTACGTGTCGAGGTGGACTtgatgtcactgatggtgtagcggtacacgcGCCTCCCTTTGGTgcggggcagcgtgggatcgatttccgctcagtgatggcgtcgatactggccctgcgactgactggcgacagtTTCAAGGTGGAGTTCGCCTTTCccccgaagctagccgggacaggctccagttgtcctgcaactcttgtgaggataagcggcttggataatgacacgacatgagatgcacctgtatatAACACTGTTCATTTTCCCTGAGTTGTTGGAATATTTTTTGCCAACGGGTGCTCTCTTTTGTCTCGAGcacccgccccaaaaaaatgcgTGCGCACGTGCCTGGTTGTGGTGGCGTCGCCGGCTCGACccgaaaatttttttttaccgtcaATTTCCTgaacaaaagcatttttaaaaaatgtcaactctAAATTATTCCGGTCTGGGCTCAGAGGTTCCGGTCCAGCCAACGTACGAAGTTGTCGAGGGCCCGGCGGCCCACGGCGGACAGAACCGGCAGATGCGCGAAGGACAAGCAGCCGTGGAAGCCGTCGTCGTAGTGGTCGGAGGTCACGCGGACGCCGGCCTGCCGCAGGCGCTGCGCGTACATCAGCCCGTCGTCGCGCAGCACGTCGAACTCGCACGTCAGCACGTACGCGTCAGGCGTCTTGCGCAGAACTTCTCGCTCCGCCAGCAGGGGCGCCGCCCTCGCGTCCAGCAGCGCCGGCACCCGCGCCAGCAGGCCCGGCGAGCCCGTCTCCGCCACCACCGGACGGAATCCCTTCTTGCGCTCCGCCGGGAGCAGGGCGGTCCAGTCCAGCCGGGAGCGCACGTCCGGGCCGAGGTCCGGCTGGCCCGGGGTGCTGTGGTTGTTGGCCAGCAGCGCCGGCGCCAGGGACGGGTCGGCGCCGAGGTAGAGCAGCCAGAAACGGGCCATGACGGGCCGGAAGAGGATGGGCACCGCCCGGTTCTGCTGGTAGGACGGCGTGTGGAAGTCGAGCGCCTGCAGCACCGGATAGATCAGCGCCTGCGCCTTGAAGCGGGCCGTCACGCTGTCGTCGGAGCCCAGCTGCGGACACGCACACGAGATTCAAACCCGGAACCTCTCATTTTGCTGTTCATTTTACGCTTGGGTCACCTCCTGCGCGACGGCCGCCGCCAGGTTCCCCCCCGAGCTGTCTCCCGACACGCACAGCCGCTC contains:
- the LOC133492644 gene encoding neutral cholesterol ester hydrolase 1-like isoform X1, with the translated sequence MKLRFAGAVLLSAAAYYVYLPLPRGVSEPWKLMLLDALFRGFMRAGDAAQALGACHQAHLLNRAVSWAEATEARSSAGVNVSDGELGGVPARLFLSTGPREPKRGVVYFHGGGWALGTARMRSYDLMCRKMAEELDAVVISVDYRLAPEAVFPDQYHDALAAARAFLSEDVARRYGLDRERLCVSGDSSGGNLAAAVAQELGSDDSVTARFKAQALIYPVLQALDFHTPSYQQNRAVPILFRPVMARFWLLYLGADPSLAPALLANNHSTPGQPDLGPDVRSRLDWTALLPAERKKGFRPVVAETGSPGLLARVPALLDARAAPLLAEREVLRKTPDAYVLTCEFDVLRDDGLMYAQRLRQAGVRVTSDHYDDGFHGCLSFAHLPVLSAVGRRALDNFVRWLDRNL
- the LOC133492644 gene encoding neutral cholesterol ester hydrolase 1-like isoform X2, with product MRSYDLMCRKMAEELDAVVISVDYRLAPEAVFPDQYHDALAAARAFLSEDVARRYGLDRERLCVSGDSSGGNLAAAVAQELGSDDSVTARFKAQALIYPVLQALDFHTPSYQQNRAVPILFRPVMARFWLLYLGADPSLAPALLANNHSTPGQPDLGPDVRSRLDWTALLPAERKKGFRPVVAETGSPGLLARVPALLDARAAPLLAEREVLRKTPDAYVLTCEFDVLRDDGLMYAQRLRQAGVRVTSDHYDDGFHGCLSFAHLPVLSAVGRRALDNFVRWLDRNL